A stretch of Malus sylvestris chromosome 11, drMalSylv7.2, whole genome shotgun sequence DNA encodes these proteins:
- the LOC126590139 gene encoding uncharacterized protein LOC126590139 has product MMELAVRKISFSSLPKINVKPQEQRRPSSLVSSALPETVASIAIAAAVVGTAATILAKRTKASEEAEVPMKICEACRGSGICPECKGEGFVLKKLSDESAERARLASKNMATRYTAGLPKK; this is encoded by the exons ATGATGGAGCTGGCTGTGCGCAAAATATCATTTTCTTCCCTTCCTAAGA TCAACGTAAAGCCGCAAGAGCAAAGAAGGCCATCATCCTTGGTATCTTCTGCTCTACCTGAAACAGTGGCTTCAATAGCGATTGCTGCTGCAGTTGTTGGTACAGCAGCTACGATTCTTGCGAAGAGAACCAAAGCTTCTGAGGAAGCAGAG GTTCCTATGAAAATATGCGAAGCCTGTCGTGGTTCTGGGATATGTCCTGAATGCAAAGGTGAAGGCTTTGTACTCAAGAAACTCTCAGACGAAAGTGCTGAGAGGGCAAGATTGGCTTCTAAGAATATGGCCACTCGATACACAGCAGG GCTTCCAAAGAAATAG